Within Aphelocoma coerulescens isolate FSJ_1873_10779 chromosome 1A, UR_Acoe_1.0, whole genome shotgun sequence, the genomic segment taaaatgcaaataaaagtgGAGAAGCTGGTTGTCCATCCCTTCTGTTACTAAGTGCTGAGTCTGGCAGTGCACCACATCCTGGCTGGGAAAGGGTTGTGTTCATGCCTGGATAATAAGGAGTGGCCCTCTGGCTGGCTGTGGGGTGAGGGAAAAGGCTGCTCAGATCCCCTTGCAGTTACTCCCCTGCTTGCAGTGGGTGTGGGCCCTTGGGAGAAAGCTGTCTTCATTCAGGCGACCCCTTGGCTTTGCAGTGAGCTACCTTGCCCTCTGGCCCTCTGGCTCCTCTCCTGGCTGCCTTGGGAAGGCTAAGGGCAGCTGGAGTTGCTAGCCAGCCCCGATGCAGGGAGCTGGCCGTGCATGGCTGTACAGTGCCTCGGTTCCAGTGTGCCAGAGGGGGCTCTCACCCAGCCAAACCACAGCAGGGGAGCCTTGACCTGCTGAGGTCTCTGGGCATGAGGAAGAATGGCATTAATGAGCTTTTGCCTGGCCACAGAGCATCCTGGAGCAGTTTAACCCTGCGTTGGAGAACCTGGTGTACCTGGGGAACAACTACCTGCGTGCCTTCCACGGTGAGTGGGGTCCCACACAGCCAGGGCTCCAGACCAtagtgctgcatccagcctgGGCATCCCCTGTGCCACCACCCGGGACAGAGTCTGCCACCTCTGACACGTCCTGAGCTGCTCTTAAGCACTCCTCAGCTCCAGGACCCACTGCTGATGGGGAGAGATGGGGTGCCTATAGGCGAGGTACCAGGGGGTGGCTGTTCTGTTGTGCTGCTTGctggtggtggtgatggtgggGAAGGCAGGCCAGACCTTTACcacccctctcctctccccacagCATTATCAAAAGCTGCTGAAGTGTATTTTAAGGCAATTGAGAAGATTGGGGAGCAAGCACTGCAGAGTTCCACCTCACGCATGCTGGGTAAGGCTCTCCTGCACATCATCTTCTGTCCTGTGGTGAGCCACAGTTATGTTTTTTTGACCTTTATGGTTTTTAGCTGGTCCATCTCCAGGTACTGGGGCAAGAAAGACAGCTCCTTTAAGTGGTGTCTCTCTGTACCAGGGCCCTGTCCAGGTGGTGAGAGTCAAATTTATTGTGTGTCCTTGAATATTTCTCACAGCCCCAGCACTCTTCCCTGTATCTCTCTGAGATCAGTCAGTGAGCTCAGCTCCTGGGATGGACCTCTCACAGAAACCAGTCCCTGTTGAGGCATCCTGCCCCAAGAAATGAAATTTTCATCATGGAGGAagcatttttctcctccttggAGATGTGAAGGAAAAGCCAGGGATCATGCACTGACAACAACTGATGGGGTCTTGTCCTCCTGAGCCTGTAACCAGCTGGAATGGCAGCTTGGGGCTGAGGGAGTCACACTCAACAGCGTAAATAACTCTGCAGCCTGGTGGCGATTGCTGAAAATATGTTCAGGGAACTGCTCCGCTGCTAAACATTTTATCAAAAAGCTGCCAGCAGACGTGCCCCTTCTGCAGACTCTTTTTGTCATCTGCACCTCCCAGCTAGCTCCTCTGCTCCATCATCAgtctcttcctttcctgcttccATAACACTGACACTGGTGAAGCAGGACCATGCCCAGCATCGGAGTGGGTGCTGGAGCTACCTTCCCATGGCACAACCAGAACTGTGCACTGCAGCTGGGGAGCAACTGGGATTAGAAATGGGGCCTGCAGGGGCTGTGGCAGAGCAGAGACCCAGCACCCAGAGCTCGTGGCAGAGGCGAGGCTGCCTGCTGACACCCGGGGCTGTAGCCAAGCGCTGGTCCAGGGTGCAGAGAGCAGTGCTTTCTGATATCTCTTCCACAGCCATGTATCATCAGCCTGAGCTGCACGCTGCTGGTCTGCCTCCTTGGGCACACGAGGACATGACCACAGGACTTTTTCACCTTCTGTCTTTTTCCCCTGAAGGTGAAATTCTGATGCAGATGTCTGACACGCAGAGACTACTGAGCTCTGATTTGGAAGTTGTGGTGAGTGGTTTTCCTAAGGGCTGGTGGAGGTGGAGAATAAAGTGATTTCCTTAAATACAGCTCATCACCATTCATCGTGTTCACCCCATCAGGTGCCCTCACACACACCTGCAGGCAGATGCCTGcctccctgctttccctgctgcaCGTGGCAGAGGAGGGTTACAGGGCTGGCATGCCCAGAGCCTGGCTGTGAGTCGTGCTCAGCACGTTTTATGAGCCACCCCTTATCACAGTGCATGCAACATCCCTGTATGGTGAAGGGATAAGGGTGATGGctccttctcctctttcagGCTCAGACCTTCCACGTGGACCTGCTGCAGCACATGGAGAAGAACAGCAAAATGGATGTGCAGTTCATCAGCGTAAGTGATTcactcccttctcctcctcagtTCTCCTtgtttccctctccccttcacctAAGGGTTTTTGCTTGAATGCTTGAGGTGTTTCcttcattcttctcagcaggagATAGGGGGTCTTATCTTCTCCATCATGGAACAAACCCCCCTTGTTTAGCTGATTATGGAGAGCTAAAGAGGCGGCTGTTCTTTGTGAAGTGGGACTTGCCAAATGCTTGAGCAGAGCTGAGAGACTCAGCATCCCAAAAGCAGAGTTCCCAGCTTCCCCAAACCCCAGGCTTTGCCTGTCTGTGGGTCCTGTGCTGCCATGGCCCAGCTGGCCGTGCTGGTGGGTAGTGTCACAGGGAGAGATAGAGGCCTGGGGACTtgctcccagtgctggggcagttGGGTGCCAGTCCTTGCTCCTGAGATCTGAAGGTTCATCAGCACTCTGGGGCCATTTAAATTGAACAAAAAGGTaaagaaagacattttataAGAGGTCCAGGTGAAGCCTGATTGCAGGTGGACTCAGATATCCAactgatttaccaaaatatgaatattgatCTAATATTGGTATCCAACTGAGACAGACAagaactctctaacagtttagagttagaaagtgtatgttttatgtggtgccaggcactgcatggGATAGCTCCCTAATACACAGGGCCCCGatccaagcaaacacaaagctttttatttacaaaaattatgaatatccaaaatacaaatgtatattcataacattaacacctcccattctccgcttcatatggaaatgagcttaaatggcATTAAGCATGTGCAGTGTGTGTTCTGAATTGAGTcagtggtcttgaattgggtcagtggtcccaaaaaagatgaagtaactcatcttcctcattttgacctttttgcttctctgaactttaacaatcctaattactttagtgacctctaagtttctTCTTGCATGACTTTTGGATGGGTTcccacaaagggaggaaattggtaattgtccttgttccctacaccaacttatcaatgtttctactCCTCATTCtaagcaaacatacaaatgacagatcacCAGTTATTTGGCAATCAGTTACTAATatcttaaaacccatttcaggcccagctctcctaactattttaattaactcttaCTGGGCCCAAGTTCTTTCCTATTCCAACGAAtctcaacacagctagcctataactaaaatctttatgtttcttctaaatctatgtttcacaACCACCCATCAGAGCAGGACCCTTGCTGCCTCAGTGTGGCTGGGTCTCTGGTTCCTTACTGAGCCTGTTTTCTCCTTGGCAGGAGAGCCAGAagcagtatgagctggagtatCAGCGAAGAGCCACCAACCTGGATAAGTGCATGGCAGAGCTGTGGAGAATGGAGAGGGCTCGTGACAAAAATGCCCGGGAGATGAAGGTAAGAAGTGATTGCAGGAAGGGGAGTTGGTAATAAGAACTGGATGATATCTTGGAAGCCAGAGCTGATTTCTCAGCAACCTCAGCCAAGGGGTTGCCCCAATGTTCAAAAGGCAGCAGGCTTATCTGGAAAGTAGGAAACTCCTGTTCTACAGGATGCTACTGACCTGTGGTACTCACTCCTGCCAAGCCCTTTCCTCATTTAGGAAGCCTCAGTAAGCAAGAATTTAATCCCTGGCACTCTGCTCtagctcctctctgctgctcagcACTGCAAGTGGACTGGGAAGCTGATAGACATGATGACCCCTCCCAacccttgccctgagcccactCTGCTGGATTTTCACTGGccccttcctcccttttttccctgtgacACAGGAGAATGTGATCCGACTGCGCTCAGAGATGCAGGCGTTCGTCTCTGAGAGCCAGAGGGAGGCTGAGCTGGAGGAGAAACGCCGCTACCGCTTCCTGGCTGAAAAGCACCAGACGCTCTACAACACTCTCCTCCAGTTTTACAGCAGGGTACAGCCCTGACATGCTGGGGAGCAGAACtgggggagcaggcagcagggctggagggggagcACGCAGGCAGGAGGGAGCCAGGGCTGAGCCATCCCTTAGGTGAAGGATGCGTCTGCATGTGGACTAGGCAGGAAGCTATTTTGTTTCTTGCTGTGAAGTTCAGGCTGGATGTACTAGGCTGGGAGAAGATGTCTGGGGCTGAGGGTGGTGCTGACATGGGGTTAGTTGGGTGTGTGAGTAATGGAGGAGGAAAGGGTGCTGTAGGTGTTTATAGCAGGGTCTTTGGGACCATGGGATCTCTGCTGCAGGGTGCCATCCTGGAAATTCCTGCCTACAGGGAGCTGTTTGGCCATTCCCACAAGCCTAATTGTGGGAGGACCTGGTCTCTAATGCACGTGTAAGCCCTAGGCTTCCTCTGTAGCTTGTCTGCCCTGTCCATCACCCcctcttctctccttctccccaggCTCGCAGCATGATCCAGACCAAGGCACCACGGTggaaggagcagctggaagCCAGCCGCAACCCCTCAAACAGCCACTCACCCGGTCTGCTCTCAGCCTCCCACAGCCAGGGGTATCCATCAGGACGGCTCACACCCACCCACCTCGAGATGGTGAGGAGCCCACAGACAGCTTGTTTGGTGAAatattggaacaggttgctcagagaggtggtggatgctcTGTCCCTGGAAACGCTCATGGTCAGGTTGAACTGAGctgtgagcaacctgatctagttgaagatgtccctgctcattgcagccggttggactagatggccttgaaagtcccttccaacccaaagaaTTCAATAGTTCTGTGGTGGTGAGGCTGCAGGGCAAGGTCAGTCCTTGACCAACCGTGGTGCTTGCTGCCTTGTCCACCTCCAGTGGCCTTTCCTGGCCAAGAGGAAGAGCAGCCTGTGTATGGGCTGCGATGGAGGAATGTGCTGAATTTGGCTTTCTAAGAGGGACTGCATATCTCtcagagcatctcctgcctAACACAGCCTTTGTGGATGTACGTTCAGCCCCCTTTCCTTCCAACAGCCCCAGAGACCCCTTGGGGACTTTGCTTCTTCTATGACTGGAAGTAGATCCAGCGTCTTCTCTCCAGACCCTCCAGAAAAGAGAATGTCTTCTCAGCCAGAGTCTCCCAGGCGGCCACTGCGGAGGACACCATCAGCAGCAAGTATGACCTGTGTctgggagcagtgctgtggggaGACACAGGGGCTGGAGCTCTCTGTGAAGAGGGTTGGGTTTGGGAAGGGCCCACCTCTCTATCAGACCACCAGACCTCAGCTGCATTCCTGGGCATGGTGAGAGGACAGTGCCTATGGGAGCTTTAgagggtgtcttggggtgaccttatgatgtgtatcccatatcgctgcctatgcccagaaattaatttctgtgtctttctatgcctttaaactgagcctgagagggggaaggaaaaaactgagcaaaactttttcagggcagtttaatttattttttcccgaacctggcggggaaggggtggttgtgccttctctcagaggatatatttctaaatttggccaaacagGAACAGAGGGCAAGGCTGAAGTAGAAAGTGAGCTCAGCCTTCAGGGCAGAGTCTGTCCAGGGCAAGGCCAGACTGTGTGAGGTGAGGAATCTACAAATGTGCAGTTTTCAAGGCTCCTTGAACTACAAGCACTGGTTCTTGCTAGAATTCCCATTTTAGTAAAGCACCTTCCCTCATACTACCAGATTAAATGTTAGCTTGCCCTGTGAAACACAGCCACTTACCTTGTGACACACCTGCTTCTCcttcctgagaaatttcagcttAAAGTCTTTAAAAGGAcagggggagagagaaattACCCAAATAATCAGTAGTTCTAGCAGGTTGGGAAGAGGACTGTCAGGCAGGGCATCAGCCAGGGCATGCAGTGCCTATGCTCTAGGCATTTGGCCAAAGAGGACACAGCACAAAACAAATGGGTTTGGCTTGAGTTGGTTGTCTCCTGCAGGATGCTTACCCTGCTTTTCCCATGCTATGCTTTGCTCTCTCCCTGAAAGGCCATCTGCTCCTCCACTAGAGTAATTACTTGACTGGGGAAGCACTGCTCCCCATGGGTCTTGCAGGAGGACGCCAGACTCCAGCCAGACCCCTGGGATGCTTCCCCACAGGTTTGCTCCCTACGGGCCGTACGTCCCGTTCGGGTTCCTTTGGCGAGGCCAGCAGCACCAgcgagggcaggaagaggagtGGCACAATGAGAGTTCAGGCCATCGTGCCCCACACGACGGGTGCCAACCGGACCCTGCTGCGGTTTGAGCCCGGGGATGTCATCGCGGTGCTGATGCCAGAGGCGCAGAATGGCTGGCTCTACGGCAAACTGGAGGGCTCGTCCACGTACGTGATTCTAGTGCTGCAAATTGGCCAGATGCAGGCTTGTGGAGTTTGGAGCTGGGAGGGTTAAGCCCAAAATTATCACCCTGCTCACCTCCTGGTGTGGCCTGAGCACTGTGTCCCACCCACCATCTCAGTGGGGGACAACACTGTGTCCTCAGTGATGAGGGCTCTCTGTGCCAAGAAGATGCAGTGTGGCAGCGCTGGCCTGGGTGGGCTGCCTGAGAAACCTCCAGGGGCTTTGGGTGGAAGAGCCAGGGATGCAGTGACCCCCTCCTGGCTTGCATGGCTGAGTTACTCCTGTCATGGGATCCAGCTCAGGGCCATGAACCGCTGGAGTTACCTGAGAGGCCTGGCACTTCTTAGCTCATGCTGCAACTGCTTCCACAGCCTCCAGCACAGGCAGGCCATGGAAACTGCTGCACCCAGCACTTACTGAATTACTCCCTGTGGCACTGCCGGCCAACATCTGTGTGTAAAGCCTGCCTCGTTCCACATAGGATGTGCTCTGCAGGAATGCTCACAGATGTGAGATGAACAAGAGCAGTGCCTGTCTTTGGGCAGCTGTTTCTGGAGTGGAGCTGCTGCAAAATCCCTGGAAGAGTTTTCCCCAGCTTCCTTGTGATTGCAGTTGGTTGGAGTGTCTCTTGCTGGCTTGCACCAACACTactcccaggagcacaggttTTGCACAGCCCCTGAGATAAGCAAATCCAAGCTCAAAGTCTGTGCCACGATAACCCCTGTGCCCCACCCATGGGTGAAAGAAGTGCAGGAACCCTGTCCCACATGGTAGTGGCAAATGTGGCTTGGTTGATGTGTGGGATGGGCGTAGATCAGAAGTGCTGGGCAACTGGATCTGAAGAACCACAAACCAGGGTGGCCTGGGCCTCATTTGTCTCTATTCCTGTGCTCTAGGTGTGGCTGGTTCCCTGAAGCTTATGTCAAGCCTTTGGAGAATGCGAGGGAGATGGAGGAGCCAGACACCAGGTAACAGGAGGGCAATTGGCTGGGCAGGACCTCCTGGTACACCACTAATGCCAGTGGGGTAATTGTTTAGAGTGTGTCCATGGAGAGCTGCAGGGCTCCCGTGCTGGAGAACCCGCCAAGGGCCTTGTTGTGCCCTGGGATCTCTCAGGTTTCCCTAGGCAGCTCCCGTAACATGTGCAATGTCATCTCAAAGGTGCTTGGGACTGGGCCGGTCCAAGACACGTGCATTTCTTCCAGAGACATCCCACATTGTGGCTAGCACCTGTGCTGCTCCCTGTTCCTTGCTCTTTGACTCCCACCTCACTGTCTTCTCCTCTTGCTCAGGTCCTTCCCACTGCGAAGCAGTCACAGTATGGATGACATCCTGGACCGTCCCAGCACTCAGTCCTCTAGCAATTACtggcctgctgctgcccagcccagcgTGCCGAACCCACCTCCCCTCTCAGTGGGTGCCAGCAGTCACCAGAGTGGGGTGGTCACCCCACTCAATTCTGGCTCCAAGGtgagtgctggagcagagacTGGTGGCTGTGTGCAAAGTGGGCCACGTCTGACTTTCATGCTCCAAGGCACACCTTTTCTGCTTTAGCCAGTAGAGACAATCACCTTTCTGATGTTGGTGAAGGGACCTGCTGCCTTCCTGAGTTAAGGGGTCTTGTTAGCACCAGTCTTTCTCACCCAGTCTGTTCACATGCCACCTCGTTCTGCTGACCCCTGCCAGTCTGCCTGTTGTGTGCAGATCCTCGGTGCCTGGCTTTGCTCCCCCAAGGGAATGCTTTTCTGCCCCTGCCCttctcacctctctctctttttgctCACCAGGGACCCTTCAGTTCAGTCCTTTCCTCCATGACCTCCCAGCCTGATTTCTGGTGGCTCCAGGGCAGCACCTCTTTCTGCTAATAGTAGGACTGTGGAGTGACCAGGCTGGTCTGGGAGTGGGTGACCAGCTAACAGAGATGCCATCCTTCTTCTCCCTTCAGAGAATGGAGAGGAGTTTCATAGGATTCCTCTTTTACATTCAGATGAGGGTTGGCTTAAAGTCACAGCTGGGGTAGGGAAAAACTGGGAGCAAAGGCCAAGCTATTTTTGAGAGCTTTAGAACAAGTTGTGTCCAACCCATGGCTTATGGATGGGAAAAGGAAGTCCTCCACTTATCATTGCTTCCAGCAGTGGGGAATTGACTGGGGAGAACAAAGTTAAAGGTGAGGACCTGGGAGAAAGAAGAACAGTGCTGCCCGTGGGGCATTACTTGCTCAGTCTCACAGAGGGCTGGAAAACCTTGTCCGTGGTCACTGGTTCCAGGCCAGTGCAAGGTTGCAAGCAATTGGATGGCTCAAAGAACTGGAAACTGCAACATttaattactctttttttccttttatgtcCTGCTCTGTGGTTTCAGGTAGCCTCAGGCTGCACAACTCCGGGGAACAgcgtctgcagcctctctgtccctctgggTCACTGGTTTTCACCCGGTCCCAGGGCTAGGGTGTAGGGATAGACCTAGGATTGAGTCATGAGTTGTGTGCAGCATTTGGAGTAGCATGGCAAAGTGTGGAACCTCATTagaagggagggaaaggctGATTTGGAAAGACTCAGCCTTGCTTTAAATGTACGCCCAGGACGTCCCCCAGTTGAGCCACAAGAAAATGGGTGTGACTTCCCAACTGGATCACAAATAGCCACGTGTGGCTGTCTTGTCTGCCACCAGAGTACTTTAGCAGGTCAGTTGTCACTGATCCTTCACTATCTACTGGCCAAGAATAAGGGCCACAGGGCCTAGGTCTAACTTTGTCCGTTGGGTTTGTCCACTTTTAAGTAATATGTGGTGTAGGGTAGGTAGGTAGACCTCTGGAATTCCCCATGGATGCAGGAAGCATGTGAGGGCACGGATGACAGACTTTTTGCCAGGGTGTGTGGGCAACATGAGGGGGCATCTCTGGCTGCGCTGGAGGGTGAAATGTAGCTCAGACTGTCACTGTTTGCTGTGCTCTTCAGATATGACACTTCGGGGATCTGAGTCATCTCCTTTCTTCCCCAAAACAAAGGAAGATGTCCTAGGGGGAGTAAGGAACCCCCAGTTTAGGGACAAACCCCACAACAAAATTCAGGGTATTATCTATAGTGGGGAATTTGTGGACTTTTGCAAAGCTTGAATAAGGAGTCAGAGCCCTGTTAAGAGGACTTGGGCTCCTAACTCTCCTAAGTGTTTTGTGAAATCTTCCTCCATGTGTGCAGTGTCTCCTGCCcgacttttctctctccattCCCCACTCCAAATTtctcactgctgcttttcttttcactgCAGAAATCAGGAGTATTTGACCAGCCCCCTGAGCTCTTCCCACGGTAAGACAAGGAACTCCACTCTGGAGCCATCTGACAGTGGGGAGTATTATTACAATGCTGTTATTATTTAATCTTTTGGATTATCAAATGTGTGAGGAACAGGGAAGTGTCTGGGCAAAAGCAATGCGCAGCCTACCTCCCAGGACAGGAGGCACAGGTGGTCCATTCTGGTCTCTGCTGACCAGGAAGGTCCTATCCTGACTGATAAAATGAGGTAGGAGCTGAGCACCCTGAACACATGTCCAGACCTGCATGCTCCTTCCCATCCATTCTGGAAGGGCCACAATAGCAGTTCGCAGCCTGAGTGTGGAGCTACACGACTGTGCATCTCTGCCTGCTTGGAAAGGGCTGAGGGATAAAAGTTGTGGCTTTGAGTTTTGATGAGTCAGGTCTGTGGAGATGAGACATGCCATCAACGcctgcttttcttccccctGCAGCTGGGTTGATGTCTCCATGTTTCTGGTGTGGTGCTGTGGCCTTTTTCTGCTCCCCAGCTCCTTGCTTGGAGGGTCGGTGTATGCTCTACAAGTGTAGAGTGCTATCATGAGGGACAGCCATGTGCTAGTGTCCCTTCTTCATCCCATGGAAGAGGGAGGGTGAGAAGCCCTTGCGAGAGCCCAAATGGAACCACATGGGAATGTGCAGCAGGGTGTGTTAAGGATGGAGAAAACATACTCAGGAATGAGCTTTACCACACTCTCCTCCTTGGCATGGAGGTGACTGTGCAACAGGACTAAGTAGCCTTTGCTTGGTCACAGGGATCCCTGCGTGGCATTTGCAGGCTTTCTGATGGTtgcctctttccctttccagagGTACCAACCCCTTTGCCACAGTCAAGCTGCGCCCCACAGTCACCAATGACCGCTCGGCGCCCATCATCCGAtgaagcagggctggggacGGCGAAGAATTTcagcacaggaggaggaggagaagggataCGCTGTGACCTCCAGCTGGGCAGCAACCTAGTGCTGCCACTCATGGAGCGAActctcttttcccctcccatACCTCTGGGACAATGGGACCCATCTCACCTGGGTGTCTGGTGTGCTTTAGCCAGAAGCAGATCTCTGCTGCCCTTTCTGGATTgatccctccttcccttcccttgtgGTGTTACTGTACTTGAGTGGGGGGGAGAAGTCTGGTGCTACTGGTGCTGGTGGccttggagaggggatggtGCTGGAGGTGGATGGAGGTAGGGCTGGCTGAGATCATCTGGGATGTTGCAGGTGAAGCTTTGCTAtctctgctgtgggcagagaaAGACTCTCACCAAACAGTTCCTTTGCTACCAGAAGAACGAACCCCAAAAGAGAAGGCTACAAGAAGGCTTCCAGTGATGTGGTCCAGCTGACAGGGTCTGGTCTTAGCCCCTTTGACAACTGTGTCCATTTGTAGCAGCACCTGCCCCTTCTCACCCCAGGTGCTGCCcttgctgggcagtgctggggcaagGCAGGGGCAGGTGACACTgtccagcagcactgccctgctccttcATGTACTGTCCTGTGGAAAAtatatgggtttttttaaataaaatggttAATGCATCTTCTGTGTCCATTTCAGTGGCCATCACCTCAGTCACAGGAtgcagggggaggaggagaggagctcCCCACCAGCACTGGGGCCACGATGGCTGCCCAT encodes:
- the BAIAP2L2 gene encoding BAR/IMD domain-containing adapter protein 2-like 2 isoform X3; its protein translation is MQMSDTQRLLSSDLEVVAQTFHVDLLQHMEKNSKMDVQFISESQKQYELEYQRRATNLDKCMAELWRMERARDKNAREMKENVIRLRSEMQAFVSESQREAELEEKRRYRFLAEKHQTLYNTLLQFYSRARSMIQTKAPRWKEQLEASRNPSNSHSPGLLSASHSQGYPSGRLTPTHLEMPQRPLGDFASSMTGSRSSVFSPDPPEKRMSSQPESPRRPLRRTPSAASLLPTGRTSRSGSFGEASSTSEGRKRSGTMRVQAIVPHTTGANRTLLRFEPGDVIAVLMPEAQNGWLYGKLEGSSTCGWFPEAYVKPLENAREMEEPDTRSFPLRSSHSMDDILDRPSTQSSSNYWPAAAQPSVPNPPPLSVGASSHQSGVVTPLNSGSKKSGVFDQPPELFPRGTNPFATVKLRPTVTNDRSAPIIR
- the BAIAP2L2 gene encoding BAR/IMD domain-containing adapter protein 2-like 2 isoform X2; amino-acid sequence: MDLSYRSTISIYKSILEQFNPALENLVYLGNNYLRAFHALSKAAEVYFKAIEKIGEQALQSSTSRMLGEILMQMSDTQRLLSSDLEVVAQTFHVDLLQHMEKNSKMDVQFISESQKQYELEYQRRATNLDKCMAELWRMERARDKNAREMKENVIRLRSEMQAFVSESQREAELEEKRRYRFLAEKHQTLYNTLLQFYSRARSMIQTKAPRWKEQLEASRNPSNSHSPGLLSASHSQGYPSGRLTPTHLEMPQRPLGDFASSMTGSRSSVFSPDPPEKRMSSQPESPRRPLRRTPSAASLLPTGRTSRSGSFGEASSTSEGRKRSGTMRVQAIVPHTTGANRTLLRFEPGDVIAVLMPEAQNGWLYGKLEGSSTCGWFPEAYVKPLENAREMEEPDTRSFPLRSSHSMDDILDRPSTQSSSNYWPAAAQPSVPNPPPLSVGASSHQSGVVTPLNSGSKKSGVFDQPPELFPRGTNPFATVKLRPTVTNDRSAPIIR
- the BAIAP2L2 gene encoding BAR/IMD domain-containing adapter protein 2-like 2 isoform X4, which gives rise to MEKNSKMDVQFISESQKQYELEYQRRATNLDKCMAELWRMERARDKNAREMKENVIRLRSEMQAFVSESQREAELEEKRRYRFLAEKHQTLYNTLLQFYSRARSMIQTKAPRWKEQLEASRNPSNSHSPGLLSASHSQGYPSGRLTPTHLEMPQRPLGDFASSMTGSRSSVFSPDPPEKRMSSQPESPRRPLRRTPSAASLLPTGRTSRSGSFGEASSTSEGRKRSGTMRVQAIVPHTTGANRTLLRFEPGDVIAVLMPEAQNGWLYGKLEGSSTCGWFPEAYVKPLENAREMEEPDTRSFPLRSSHSMDDILDRPSTQSSSNYWPAAAQPSVPNPPPLSVGASSHQSGVVTPLNSGSKKSGVFDQPPELFPRGTNPFATVKLRPTVTNDRSAPIIR
- the BAIAP2L2 gene encoding BAR/IMD domain-containing adapter protein 2-like 2 isoform X1 codes for the protein MAQPELCTAAGEQLGLEMGPAGAVAEQRPSTQSSWQRRGCLLTPGAVAKRWSRVQRAVLSDISSTAMYHQPELHAAGLPPWAHEDMTTGLFHLLSFSPEGEILMQMSDTQRLLSSDLEVVAQTFHVDLLQHMEKNSKMDVQFISESQKQYELEYQRRATNLDKCMAELWRMERARDKNAREMKENVIRLRSEMQAFVSESQREAELEEKRRYRFLAEKHQTLYNTLLQFYSRARSMIQTKAPRWKEQLEASRNPSNSHSPGLLSASHSQGYPSGRLTPTHLEMPQRPLGDFASSMTGSRSSVFSPDPPEKRMSSQPESPRRPLRRTPSAASLLPTGRTSRSGSFGEASSTSEGRKRSGTMRVQAIVPHTTGANRTLLRFEPGDVIAVLMPEAQNGWLYGKLEGSSTCGWFPEAYVKPLENAREMEEPDTRSFPLRSSHSMDDILDRPSTQSSSNYWPAAAQPSVPNPPPLSVGASSHQSGVVTPLNSGSKKSGVFDQPPELFPRGTNPFATVKLRPTVTNDRSAPIIR